The following are encoded together in the Ranitomeya imitator isolate aRanImi1 chromosome 4, aRanImi1.pri, whole genome shotgun sequence genome:
- the LOC138677370 gene encoding eukaryotic translation initiation factor 4E type 2-like isoform X2: MGISGSDDVTAQEEEEPKTAARELVVAPGEHPLQYRYTFWYSRRTPSRPASTQNYEQNIRQVGTVASVEQFWRVYSHLVRPGDLSGYSDFHLFKEGIKPMWEDDANKNGGKWIIRLRKGLASRFWENIILAMLGEQFMVGEEICGVVVSIRFQEDILSIWNKTANDQLSTIRIRDTLRRVLNLPPNTIMEYKTHNDSLKDNSSFRNTKLTL; this comes from the exons ATGGGGATCTCAGGGAGTGACGACGTCACcgcccaggaggaggaggagcccaaGACCGCAGCCAGG GAGCTGGTCGTGGCCCCGGGGGAGCACCCGCTGCAGTACCGCTACACCTTCTGGTACTCCCGGAGGACGCCCTCCCGACCCGCCAGCACTCAGAATTATGAGCAGAACATCCGGCAGGTGGGCACAGTGGCATCG GTGGAGCAGTTCTGGCGGGTGTACAGCCACTTAGTGCGGCCCGGAGACCTCTCAGGATACAGCGACTTCCACCTTTTCAAGGAAGGCATCAAACCCATGTGGGAG GATGACGCCAATAAGAATGGCGGCAAGTGGATCATCCGCCTCCGGAAGGGGCTGGCGTCCCGCTTCTGGGAGAACATCATCCTGGCCATGCTGGGGGAGCAGTTCATGGTGGGAGAAGAGATCTGCGGGGTGGTGGTCTCCATACGCTTTCAG GAAGACATCCTCTCCATCTGGAATAAGACGGCCAACGACCAGCTCAGCACCATCCGCATCcgggacacactcaggagggtcctCAACCTCCCTCCGAACACCATCATGGAGTACAAGACTCACAACGACAGCCTGAA AGACAACTCAAGTTTCAGGAACACGAAGCTCACGCTCTGA
- the LOC138677370 gene encoding eukaryotic translation initiation factor 4E type 2-like isoform X1 — MGISGSDDVTAQEEEEPKTAARELVVAPGEHPLQYRYTFWYSRRTPSRPASTQNYEQNIRQVEQFWRVYSHLVRPGDLSGYSDFHLFKEGIKPMWEDDANKNGGKWIIRLRKGLASRFWENIILAMLGEQFMVGEEICGVVVSIRFQEDILSIWNKTANDQLSTIRIRDTLRRVLNLPPNTIMEYKTHNDSLKDNSSFRNTKLTL; from the exons ATGGGGATCTCAGGGAGTGACGACGTCACcgcccaggaggaggaggagcccaaGACCGCAGCCAGG GAGCTGGTCGTGGCCCCGGGGGAGCACCCGCTGCAGTACCGCTACACCTTCTGGTACTCCCGGAGGACGCCCTCCCGACCCGCCAGCACTCAGAATTATGAGCAGAACATCCGGCAG GTGGAGCAGTTCTGGCGGGTGTACAGCCACTTAGTGCGGCCCGGAGACCTCTCAGGATACAGCGACTTCCACCTTTTCAAGGAAGGCATCAAACCCATGTGGGAG GATGACGCCAATAAGAATGGCGGCAAGTGGATCATCCGCCTCCGGAAGGGGCTGGCGTCCCGCTTCTGGGAGAACATCATCCTGGCCATGCTGGGGGAGCAGTTCATGGTGGGAGAAGAGATCTGCGGGGTGGTGGTCTCCATACGCTTTCAG GAAGACATCCTCTCCATCTGGAATAAGACGGCCAACGACCAGCTCAGCACCATCCGCATCcgggacacactcaggagggtcctCAACCTCCCTCCGAACACCATCATGGAGTACAAGACTCACAACGACAGCCTGAA AGACAACTCAAGTTTCAGGAACACGAAGCTCACGCTCTGA